A genome region from Bacillota bacterium includes the following:
- a CDS encoding prepilin-type N-terminal cleavage/methylation domain-containing protein yields MTTGSGVCYDKYATTITQQKEVSTVSRRGFTLIELLVVIAIIAILAAILFPVFAQARDKARQTACLSNMKQLATAMAMYAQDYDETTILLWWFPQPDGSAIHWVQRIYPYVKNNGVFLCPSAPRVNPTDMTRTDNGAAGPAYAGNWHVGWGVSLAAYERVADAIIIGETGVNDWNGNGSLIRAASTMNPWHHNDIGGGFPDWASVRCQQRYDAFHPYAASRGQSGFAIHWRHANGANFVFADGHAKWIRQPGLKPENFYPGNPPNYAYEDPANCSTL; encoded by the coding sequence TTGACAACAGGAAGTGGAGTATGTTATGATAAATATGCGACAACGATTACGCAACAGAAGGAGGTTTCAACTGTGTCCAGACGCGGCTTTACCCTGATCGAATTGCTCGTGGTCATCGCGATTATCGCGATTCTCGCGGCAATTCTTTTCCCCGTGTTTGCCCAAGCACGGGACAAAGCCCGGCAGACTGCCTGCCTGTCGAACATGAAGCAGCTCGCTACCGCCATGGCGATGTATGCCCAGGATTATGATGAGACCACGATTTTGCTATGGTGGTTTCCACAGCCGGACGGTAGTGCCATCCATTGGGTGCAGCGCATCTACCCATACGTGAAAAACAACGGGGTGTTTTTGTGCCCCAGCGCACCTCGTGTCAATCCGACAGACATGACTCGCACCGACAACGGTGCAGCAGGTCCCGCTTACGCGGGCAACTGGCATGTGGGATGGGGTGTATCGCTCGCCGCCTATGAGCGTGTGGCTGACGCGATTATCATCGGCGAGACCGGCGTGAACGACTGGAACGGTAACGGCAGTCTGATTCGCGCAGCATCGACCATGAACCCCTGGCACCACAACGACATCGGCGGTGGGTTCCCTGACTGGGCGTCGGTGCGCTGTCAGCAGAGATACGATGCCTTCCATCCGTATGCGGCTTCGCGCGGGCAGTCAGGTTTTGCCATCCACTGGCGCCACGCGAACGGCGCGAACTTCGTGTTCGCAGACGGACACGCCAAGTGGATCCGACAACCCGGGCTGAAGCCAGAGAACTTCTATCCGGGCAATCCTCCCAACTACGCATACGAAGACCCTGCCAACTGCTCGACACTATAG
- a CDS encoding LacI family transcriptional regulator, which produces MKRLRADMDMIAREVGVSKTTVYRALHNKGRIHPETREHILRVAQELGYRPNLVARSLRIQKTSTVGLVVIGLTGWFYSHILEGVDGVAQANQYGVLLACSYGYPEREREIIQMLLDKRVDGLIVAPADPEENRDFYEELLVLQVPVVLIDRYIPGLPIDFVATNNELGGYLATRHLLQLGRRQIVFVSNGSRERRATSVVGRFAGYQRALAECDICQTIELGPGLPDILPEEEYAYNAVSHYLDQGGTMDGVFAVNDDVAYGAIRALQTHGIRVPDDVSVVGFDNQDTSKFFLPPLTTVAQPMREIGQQAASLLLERIHKGRATPQQQTLLAPHLVVRQSCGAQHPTNEA; this is translated from the coding sequence ATGAAAAGACTTCGTGCCGATATGGATATGATTGCCCGGGAAGTGGGGGTGTCTAAAACGACCGTCTACCGCGCCCTGCACAATAAGGGCAGGATACACCCCGAAACCCGTGAGCACATTCTTCGTGTCGCTCAGGAGCTCGGTTATCGCCCAAACCTGGTCGCCAGAAGCCTGCGGATACAGAAAACCTCGACCGTCGGTCTGGTCGTCATCGGTCTCACCGGCTGGTTCTACTCGCACATTCTGGAAGGCGTGGACGGCGTAGCGCAGGCAAACCAGTATGGCGTACTGCTCGCCTGCTCCTACGGCTACCCCGAGAGGGAACGAGAAATCATTCAGATGCTGCTGGACAAGCGGGTGGACGGATTGATTGTAGCCCCCGCAGACCCCGAAGAGAACAGAGATTTCTACGAGGAACTGCTGGTATTACAGGTGCCTGTGGTGCTGATAGACCGCTACATTCCCGGTTTGCCGATTGATTTTGTAGCGACCAACAATGAACTGGGCGGCTATCTGGCAACCCGACATCTACTGCAACTGGGCAGGCGACAGATTGTGTTTGTATCGAACGGGTCACGGGAGCGGCGTGCGACTTCGGTCGTCGGGCGTTTTGCAGGTTACCAGCGCGCCCTTGCCGAGTGCGATATCTGTCAGACTATCGAACTTGGTCCTGGCTTGCCCGACATCTTGCCGGAAGAGGAGTACGCCTACAATGCGGTCAGCCACTATCTGGATCAGGGCGGGACAATGGATGGCGTTTTCGCGGTGAACGACGATGTGGCTTATGGCGCCATCCGTGCCCTGCAAACACACGGTATCCGCGTGCCGGATGATGTTTCCGTAGTCGGCTTCGACAATCAGGACACCAGCAAATTCTTCCTGCCCCCGCTCACTACGGTAGCACAGCCGATGCGGGAGATAGGTCAGCAGGCTGCGTCCCTCTTGCTGGAAAGGATACACAAAGGCAGGGCGACGCCGCAACAACAGACTCTTCTGGCTCCACATCTGGTGGTCCGGCAATCGTGTGGAGCCCAGCACCCGACAAACGAGGCGTAA
- the trpS gene encoding tryptophan--tRNA ligase, with translation MSKPRLLSGMQPTGVLHLGNLEGALRNWVQLQHQYDSYFCIVDWHALTTLAERTEEIPHNVREVAIDYIAAGLDPEKCAIFVQSHIKEHAELHLLFSMITPLGWLERVPTYKEKRENLQLESVSYGLLGYPVLQAADILIYKAQVVPVGEDQLPHLELTREVARRFNYLYGEVFPEPQALLTPAARVPGLDGRKMSKSYDNAIYLSDDAQTVTQKVRQAFTDPQKIRKNDPGHPEGCVVFALHQIYSKEEIQTIESECRAGQRGCVDCKMQLASNLNTALDPLRHRRQELLAKAGELERILKEGAEKARAVASETMKEVRAAMHLE, from the coding sequence ATGTCCAAACCCCGCCTTCTCAGCGGAATGCAGCCGACTGGCGTTTTGCATCTGGGCAATCTGGAGGGCGCGCTGCGCAACTGGGTGCAGCTGCAGCACCAGTATGATTCCTATTTCTGCATTGTAGACTGGCACGCGCTGACAACACTCGCCGAGCGCACCGAAGAGATACCGCACAACGTGCGCGAAGTGGCGATCGACTATATCGCTGCGGGGCTGGACCCCGAAAAGTGCGCCATCTTCGTACAGTCTCACATCAAAGAGCACGCCGAACTGCACCTACTCTTCTCGATGATTACCCCGCTGGGCTGGCTGGAACGGGTCCCTACCTACAAGGAGAAGCGCGAGAACCTGCAGCTGGAGTCTGTCTCCTATGGCTTGCTGGGCTACCCGGTGCTGCAGGCGGCGGACATCCTCATCTACAAGGCGCAAGTGGTGCCTGTGGGCGAAGACCAGCTGCCCCATCTGGAGCTGACGCGGGAAGTCGCCCGACGGTTTAACTATCTCTATGGCGAAGTATTTCCCGAACCTCAGGCGCTACTGACGCCAGCCGCGCGTGTGCCGGGGCTGGATGGGCGCAAAATGAGCAAGTCTTACGATAACGCCATCTACCTTTCTGACGATGCCCAGACCGTAACGCAAAAGGTAAGGCAGGCTTTTACCGATCCTCAGAAGATTCGCAAGAACGACCCCGGTCACCCCGAAGGGTGCGTGGTCTTCGCCCTGCACCAGATATACAGCAAGGAAGAGATACAGACCATCGAAAGCGAATGCCGCGCCGGACAACGCGGTTGTGTGGATTGCAAGATGCAGCTGGCGAGCAACCTGAATACCGCGCTGGACCCACTGCGTCACCGGAGACAGGAACTGCTGGCGAAAGCGGGCGAGCTGGAGCGCATCCTGAAGGAAGGAGCAGAGAAAGCACGTGCGGTTGCCAGCGAAACAATGAAAGAAGTACGCGCTGCCATGCATCTGGAGTGA